The following are encoded in a window of Brevibacillus ruminantium genomic DNA:
- a CDS encoding ATP-binding protein → MLLSVGIVLFSLLIGGIILLGSIMRMTEDELSQRLMTTARTVAEIQIIQKSIQEPDGWKVIAPTARRIRIVNDVTYIVVLNMERIRYSDPIEARIGTVFEDKHVEAAFAEHSYLRKLRGEMGTALRAYVPLMNEQHQQVGVIVAGHVLPSFWEIVNNQRENIAITFLLSLFFGIWGSYLLARHIKKQMLNLEPEEIARILVERTATFHAMREGVIAIDNQERITICNDKAKQIFHIEGDVLGKPIRKVIRDSALPEVLEKRQNFFDHELHVGNALLWSNRFMIKVDGKLVGAIAIFQDRTEVARMAEELTGVKEFVDALRVQNHEHMNKLHTIAGLIQLNQPEKALDYLFDIQVQQEELTSFLAARISDDSVTGLLMGKVSRGKELGIRVVIDRRSHLESFPPYLDHHNFVLILGNLIENSFDVLEQTNREDKEVFISIAQDEEICSLLVEDNGLGMEPEVQQRMLERGFSTKQMEHQGLGLYLVNQLVKKGRGELSCQSQYGQGTSFLITFPMKEV, encoded by the coding sequence ATGCTGCTGTCAGTGGGGATCGTCCTGTTTTCTCTGTTGATCGGCGGCATTATCCTTCTCGGCAGCATTATGCGCATGACAGAAGATGAACTGAGTCAAAGACTGATGACCACTGCCAGAACAGTTGCTGAAATCCAGATCATCCAGAAAAGCATTCAGGAGCCGGACGGGTGGAAGGTGATTGCTCCCACGGCACGCCGGATTCGCATCGTCAATGACGTCACTTATATTGTGGTGCTCAACATGGAGCGGATTCGCTATTCTGACCCGATAGAAGCCCGCATTGGCACTGTTTTTGAAGACAAGCATGTGGAAGCCGCTTTCGCCGAACACAGCTATCTGCGCAAACTCCGCGGAGAGATGGGAACCGCCCTGCGTGCATATGTACCGCTCATGAACGAGCAGCATCAGCAGGTGGGGGTGATTGTGGCCGGGCATGTATTGCCCAGTTTCTGGGAGATTGTCAACAATCAACGTGAAAATATCGCGATTACATTTCTCCTTTCACTGTTTTTTGGCATCTGGGGTTCTTACCTGCTGGCTCGTCACATCAAAAAGCAGATGCTTAATCTGGAACCGGAAGAAATTGCCCGTATACTGGTTGAGCGAACCGCCACCTTTCACGCCATGCGCGAAGGTGTGATCGCGATTGACAACCAGGAGCGGATAACGATTTGCAATGATAAAGCCAAGCAGATTTTCCACATCGAGGGGGATGTGCTGGGCAAACCGATTCGCAAAGTGATCCGCGATTCCGCCCTGCCGGAAGTGCTGGAAAAAAGACAGAACTTCTTTGATCACGAGCTGCATGTCGGGAACGCACTGCTTTGGTCCAACCGCTTCATGATCAAAGTGGACGGAAAGCTGGTAGGAGCGATTGCCATTTTTCAGGATCGAACCGAAGTGGCCCGCATGGCAGAGGAACTGACAGGGGTGAAAGAATTCGTCGATGCTCTGCGCGTGCAAAACCACGAGCACATGAACAAGCTGCATACGATTGCTGGCCTGATCCAGTTGAATCAACCGGAAAAAGCGCTGGACTATCTGTTTGACATCCAGGTTCAGCAGGAAGAGCTGACATCCTTTTTGGCAGCCCGTATTTCCGATGACAGTGTAACCGGTCTGCTGATGGGAAAAGTAAGCAGGGGCAAAGAGCTTGGGATTCGCGTCGTGATCGACCGGAGAAGTCATTTGGAAAGCTTTCCGCCTTATCTGGATCATCATAATTTTGTCTTGATTTTGGGAAATCTGATCGAAAATTCCTTTGATGTATTAGAGCAGACGAATCGTGAAGACAAAGAGGTCTTTATCAGCATCGCGCAAGATGAGGAGATCTGCTCACTGCTGGTGGAAGACAACGGACTGGGGATGGAGCCGGAAGTTCAGCAGCGGATGCTGGAGAGGGGCTTTTCGACCAAACAGATGGAACACCAGGGCCTGGGCTTGTATCTGGTCAATCAGTTGGTGAAAAAGGGGAGAGGGGAATTGAGTTGTCAGTCTCAATACGGTCAAGGGACAAGCTTTCTGATTACGTTCCCGATGAAGGAGGTGTAG
- a CDS encoding DctP family TRAP transporter solute-binding subunit — MRSFISITLIVFLGFISAILIGFRADLPFSPLDYDEEQEGLQERIIIKFSHVVAENTPKGLAVERFSRLVKEKSNGHIEVQVFPNGILYSDITEGAALRNGDIQMIAPAFSNLADQIPQWSVLDLPFVFRNQEDVQEAFEGEIGRLLFESLEPYDMKGIAFWSNGFKQMTSNYPIRLPEDFVGQRFRIIQSKVLEAQFQAMGAKAYGAPFIDVYQKLANSQVDGQENTISNIFTRKLYQVQHYLTLSNHGYLGYVVIMNRRFWEKLSPGTQAIIREAMEETTAYSNQLARAINEQQWDELQKMGLEIHELTPEEKVAWEEAMKPVYEKFAPVIGPALMNEIEILHAR; from the coding sequence ATGAGATCTTTTATCAGTATTACACTTATCGTCTTCCTCGGGTTTATCAGTGCGATTCTGATTGGGTTTCGGGCTGATCTTCCGTTTTCTCCCCTGGACTATGACGAGGAACAGGAAGGATTGCAAGAACGTATCATCATTAAATTCAGTCACGTCGTGGCGGAGAATACACCAAAGGGGCTGGCCGTAGAACGCTTTTCCCGACTGGTCAAGGAAAAGTCCAACGGTCATATCGAAGTGCAGGTCTTTCCCAACGGCATTCTCTACTCCGATATCACAGAAGGCGCCGCTCTGCGAAACGGCGACATCCAGATGATTGCTCCGGCTTTCTCCAACTTGGCTGACCAGATACCGCAGTGGTCTGTCCTCGATCTGCCTTTTGTCTTCCGCAACCAGGAAGATGTACAGGAGGCGTTTGAAGGCGAAATTGGCCGGCTGTTATTTGAGAGTCTGGAGCCCTATGACATGAAGGGCATCGCATTTTGGAGCAACGGTTTCAAGCAGATGACGAGCAATTATCCGATTCGCCTGCCGGAGGATTTTGTCGGCCAGCGCTTTCGGATTATTCAAAGCAAAGTGCTGGAAGCCCAGTTTCAGGCGATGGGAGCGAAAGCCTATGGGGCTCCTTTTATCGATGTCTATCAGAAGCTGGCCAATAGCCAGGTAGACGGCCAGGAAAACACGATCTCCAATATCTTTACCCGCAAGCTGTATCAGGTGCAGCACTATTTGACCCTGAGCAACCACGGCTATCTCGGCTATGTAGTGATCATGAACCGACGCTTTTGGGAAAAGCTCTCTCCCGGTACACAAGCGATCATCCGGGAGGCCATGGAGGAAACGACCGCTTATAGCAATCAGCTAGCGCGGGCCATCAACGAGCAGCAGTGGGATGAACTGCAAAAGATGGGTCTGGAAATTCATGAGCTAACGCCGGAGGAAAAGGTTGCCTGGGAAGAGGCAATGAAGCCGGTATACGAAAAGTTTGCTCCCGTGATTGGTCCCGCTCTGATGAATGAAATTGAAATACTGCATGCACGGTAA
- a CDS encoding peptide ABC transporter substrate-binding protein: MKRYFSFLLGTLVATAMIMSGCSGSSSSPAVTPAPKTTETPQSASTPAKETGKAEAKVLRMNMEEPATLDPTFAEDTVSGAVIRAIFDGLTRLDENGNPLNSIASDMKVSDDKTTYTFTLRDALWSNGDPVTAHDFEFAWKHALDPKTGSQAAYQFYSLKNAQAFTAGQAQRDDIGVKALDDKTLEIILEHPMPFFPTLVSFLMPINKKVVESNPDWAKDSKTLVGNGPFKLETWEHKNKLTLVKNDQYWEADVVKLERIEFSMIEDANTELAMFQNGDLDWAGGPISGLPVDAVGPLHQEGKLVTKPKATSYYIRFNAEKPPFTNVKVRKAFAYAINRKEIADNIGQAGQTPLMGITPITASLKPEGFFADNQPEEARKLLAEGMKELGMTKLPEISYLYNTSDRNKAIAEALQAVWKKELGVDVKLINKETKVYLDDQEQGNFVITRSSWTADYNDPVNFLQKFIEKYSSSNITRWHNPTYTDLIKKSYREGDDQKRKQTLLEAETLLMEEMPLTGIFSDVNAWVQSEKVKGVRVDPLSKIDFKWAYKE, from the coding sequence ATGAAACGGTATTTTTCGTTCCTACTCGGCACTTTGGTGGCAACAGCAATGATCATGAGCGGGTGTTCTGGCAGCAGCTCCTCTCCGGCTGTCACACCAGCACCGAAAACTACAGAAACGCCGCAGTCTGCTTCGACACCAGCTAAGGAAACAGGCAAGGCAGAAGCGAAAGTGCTCAGAATGAATATGGAGGAGCCCGCTACGCTTGATCCGACGTTTGCAGAGGATACGGTCTCCGGGGCTGTCATCCGTGCGATCTTTGATGGCTTGACGCGGCTGGACGAAAACGGAAATCCGCTCAATTCCATCGCGTCCGATATGAAGGTATCGGACGACAAGACGACGTATACCTTTACGTTGCGGGATGCCTTGTGGAGCAACGGCGATCCGGTCACAGCCCATGATTTTGAATTCGCTTGGAAGCACGCCTTGGACCCGAAAACAGGCTCACAGGCCGCGTACCAGTTTTACAGCCTGAAAAACGCACAGGCCTTTACGGCTGGACAAGCGCAGCGCGATGATATTGGGGTGAAGGCGCTGGATGACAAGACCCTGGAGATAATCCTGGAACACCCGATGCCCTTTTTCCCGACGCTGGTTTCGTTCCTCATGCCGATCAACAAGAAAGTGGTGGAGTCCAATCCGGACTGGGCCAAAGACTCGAAAACCCTGGTCGGCAATGGGCCGTTCAAGCTGGAGACTTGGGAACATAAAAACAAGCTGACTCTTGTCAAGAATGACCAGTATTGGGAGGCAGACGTCGTCAAACTGGAGCGCATTGAATTTTCCATGATTGAAGATGCCAATACGGAGCTGGCCATGTTCCAAAACGGCGATCTGGACTGGGCAGGCGGGCCGATCAGCGGTTTGCCTGTCGATGCAGTTGGCCCGCTGCACCAGGAGGGGAAGCTGGTCACCAAGCCAAAAGCGACTTCTTACTATATCCGGTTTAATGCAGAGAAGCCGCCATTTACCAATGTCAAGGTACGCAAAGCTTTTGCCTACGCAATCAATCGCAAGGAGATCGCCGACAACATCGGTCAGGCCGGCCAAACGCCGCTTATGGGCATCACCCCGATCACGGCGTCGCTCAAACCGGAGGGCTTTTTCGCCGACAACCAGCCGGAAGAGGCACGCAAGCTGCTGGCAGAAGGCATGAAGGAGCTGGGCATGACCAAGCTGCCGGAGATCTCGTATCTGTACAATACCTCTGATCGCAACAAAGCGATTGCTGAAGCCCTGCAGGCGGTCTGGAAAAAAGAGCTGGGCGTGGATGTAAAGCTGATCAACAAAGAGACCAAGGTGTACCTGGACGATCAGGAGCAGGGGAACTTTGTGATAACCCGTTCAAGCTGGACTGCCGACTACAATGATCCTGTCAACTTCTTGCAAAAATTTATCGAGAAATACAGCTCCAGCAATATCACCCGCTGGCACAATCCGACCTATACGGATTTGATCAAAAAATCGTATAGGGAGGGAGATGACCAGAAACGGAAGCAAACCCTGCTGGAGGCCGAGACGCTTTTGATGGAAGAGATGCCGTTGACGGGGATTTTCAGCGACGTCAACGCTTGGGTGCAAAGTGAAAAAGTAAAGGGGGTTCGGGTTGACCCGCTGAGCAAGATTGACTTTAAATGGGCGTATAAAGAGTAA
- a CDS encoding S66 peptidase family protein translates to MKKGRALRVGDMIGLTAPSSPTTPEILAKAQSDLEALGFRVKTGESCGQSFGGYLAGHPHLRAEEINRMFADPEVDAILCLRGGYGTPQLLTLLDYDCIAANPKLFIGYSDITALHTVFMQEAGLATLHGPMASSGIASELDPWSRDYLLRAMTSSDPLGEIINPEGEQITCLVGGEACGPIVGGNLSLVAALAGTPYQLDTRGRLLFLEDVDEEPYRIDRMLMQLALSGAFEECAGIILGTWENCVPKKEGFSVLDVFMNIVVPYQKPMIWNVQSGHGKCNIALPFGVHARLDADACKLVIEEGLTR, encoded by the coding sequence ATGAAAAAAGGAAGAGCTCTCCGCGTCGGTGACATGATTGGACTGACAGCGCCGTCAAGCCCAACCACACCGGAGATTTTGGCAAAAGCGCAGTCTGATCTGGAGGCACTGGGCTTCCGGGTCAAAACGGGAGAAAGCTGCGGGCAGTCGTTTGGCGGTTACTTGGCTGGACATCCGCACCTTCGAGCAGAAGAAATCAACAGGATGTTTGCCGATCCAGAGGTAGACGCGATCCTCTGTCTTCGCGGGGGATACGGAACACCGCAGCTCCTGACGCTGCTGGATTATGACTGTATCGCGGCTAATCCCAAGCTGTTCATCGGGTACAGCGACATCACGGCACTGCATACCGTTTTTATGCAGGAAGCGGGGCTGGCCACCCTGCATGGCCCGATGGCCTCTTCAGGGATTGCCAGTGAACTGGACCCGTGGTCTCGCGATTACCTGCTGCGGGCGATGACGTCCTCTGATCCGCTGGGGGAGATCATCAACCCGGAGGGAGAGCAGATCACCTGTCTGGTCGGCGGCGAGGCCTGCGGTCCCATCGTCGGCGGCAATCTCTCACTGGTGGCTGCGCTGGCTGGGACCCCTTATCAGTTGGATACGCGGGGCAGGCTGCTGTTTCTGGAGGACGTTGACGAAGAGCCATACCGGATTGATCGCATGCTGATGCAGCTCGCCCTCTCCGGTGCATTTGAGGAATGCGCGGGGATCATCCTTGGCACCTGGGAAAACTGCGTCCCGAAAAAGGAAGGATTCTCTGTGCTCGATGTCTTTATGAATATCGTGGTCCCGTATCAAAAACCGATGATTTGGAACGTACAGTCTGGCCATGGGAAATGCAATATCGCGCTGCCGTTCGGCGTTCATGCCCGGTTGGATGCGGATGCTTGCAAGCTGGTAATCGAGGAGGGTCTGACACGATGA
- a CDS encoding M20 metallopeptidase family protein, giving the protein MKIDPQAIWKQAQAILPWVTEVRRDFHQYPEFGMEEFRTRDQIIHYLEEMDIPYQVVAGTGVVGLIEGHRPGAVVALRGDIDALPIEEENDVPYRSKVPGKMHACGHDAHTTVLLGAAKLLQEQRAKISGVIKLFFQPAEETVGGAVPMIEAGVMENPRVDAVFGLHVAPELPAGQIAVKYGQVNAASDTLNILVKGENGHGAYPHKGRDAIVIAAHVITALQTIVSRNVDPREAAVVTLGVIQGGTQGNILAREVKLTGTIRTMNRHTRTLVKERVREVAELTARSLGGEAIVSLEEGYTALINDNRMVDLVKQCGEELLGKEHVSVLEAASMGVEDFAFFAEQAPAAFFQLGCRNDQTGCVYPLHHPRFNLDESCLAVGVAMQVYNALSFLQAQAEASLLESNPV; this is encoded by the coding sequence ATGAAGATCGATCCTCAGGCGATTTGGAAGCAGGCGCAGGCGATTTTGCCGTGGGTGACCGAAGTACGGCGGGATTTTCATCAATACCCGGAGTTTGGCATGGAGGAATTTCGGACGCGAGATCAAATCATCCACTACCTGGAGGAGATGGACATTCCTTATCAGGTGGTGGCGGGCACAGGCGTGGTCGGCCTGATCGAAGGCCACAGGCCGGGAGCGGTGGTTGCTTTGCGGGGAGACATCGACGCGCTTCCTATCGAAGAGGAAAACGACGTACCATATCGCTCCAAGGTTCCGGGAAAAATGCACGCCTGCGGACATGATGCCCACACCACGGTGCTGCTCGGCGCCGCCAAGCTGCTGCAGGAGCAAAGAGCGAAAATTTCCGGGGTAATCAAGCTGTTTTTCCAGCCCGCTGAGGAGACGGTTGGCGGAGCTGTTCCAATGATCGAAGCAGGAGTGATGGAAAATCCGCGTGTCGATGCCGTATTCGGGCTGCATGTGGCTCCAGAGCTGCCGGCAGGGCAGATTGCGGTAAAGTACGGGCAGGTGAATGCAGCATCCGATACGCTGAATATCCTCGTGAAAGGGGAAAATGGCCACGGTGCTTATCCTCATAAAGGGCGGGATGCGATCGTGATCGCAGCGCATGTCATCACCGCTTTGCAGACCATCGTCAGCCGCAATGTTGATCCGCGGGAAGCAGCCGTCGTCACCCTGGGTGTCATCCAGGGAGGGACACAAGGCAATATCCTGGCCCGTGAAGTAAAGCTGACGGGGACGATCCGCACAATGAACAGGCACACCCGTACCCTGGTCAAAGAACGTGTGCGGGAGGTAGCCGAGCTAACTGCCCGAAGTCTGGGCGGAGAAGCGATTGTTTCGCTGGAGGAAGGGTATACGGCTCTGATCAACGACAACCGGATGGTGGATTTGGTAAAGCAGTGCGGAGAAGAGCTGTTGGGGAAGGAGCATGTATCGGTACTGGAGGCAGCCAGTATGGGCGTCGAGGATTTTGCCTTCTTTGCGGAACAGGCCCCGGCAGCCTTTTTCCAGCTAGGCTGTCGAAACGATCAGACTGGCTGCGTCTATCCGCTTCACCACCCCCGCTTCAATCTGGATGAAAG
- a CDS encoding response regulator encodes MVQEVNRQFIERVSSFQVVGVASNGAEGIQVVQELKPELVIMDVFMPVQDGAQTLQKLRATNQEVDVIVITAAKDKPTIQNMLRSGVIDYIIKPFTFERIKQSLESYRSFRKQLETEGTVSQEEVDQWLFRTSMDSTNTFGGTGEGKGNARTISKEEFLPKGLHLHTLEQIVRQLSAETMPLSAEEVAERVGIARVTARRYLEYLEKTRRVNREIAYGGVGRPTNRYMLVGP; translated from the coding sequence ATGGTTCAAGAGGTCAATCGCCAGTTCATCGAGCGGGTATCCTCGTTTCAAGTGGTGGGCGTGGCCTCGAACGGTGCTGAGGGCATCCAGGTTGTCCAGGAGCTGAAACCGGAGCTGGTCATCATGGATGTTTTCATGCCTGTACAGGATGGAGCACAGACCTTGCAAAAGCTGCGTGCGACCAATCAGGAAGTAGACGTGATTGTGATCACGGCTGCAAAAGACAAGCCGACCATTCAAAACATGCTGAGGAGCGGTGTCATCGACTACATCATTAAACCGTTTACCTTTGAAAGAATCAAGCAGTCCCTGGAGAGCTATCGCTCCTTCCGCAAACAACTGGAAACAGAGGGGACCGTCTCCCAGGAGGAAGTTGATCAATGGTTGTTCCGAACAAGCATGGACAGTACCAACACGTTTGGCGGGACTGGTGAGGGAAAGGGGAATGCTCGGACCATTTCCAAAGAAGAATTTCTGCCTAAAGGGCTGCACTTGCATACGCTGGAGCAGATCGTCCGCCAGTTGAGCGCGGAGACAATGCCGCTCTCGGCAGAGGAAGTGGCCGAGCGGGTCGGGATCGCCCGTGTCACAGCCCGGCGCTATCTGGAGTATCTCGAAAAGACCAGGCGAGTAAATAGAGAGATCGCATACGGCGGTGTGGGACGGCCGACGAACAGATATATGCTGGTAGGACCCTGA
- a CDS encoding MraY family glycosyltransferase, with protein sequence MVTIFYILSFLISFLIVFLLIPPLGRLAFRLDFVDKPRKDVERKIHREPIPLTASYAIYAGFAVPYILFSNETPVQLISVLVGGLLLLIIGTIDDWYKTQGKDFSALPKTIVQLSAAVLVYASGIAFTGFYNPLSGEYVLLPVWLQFILTILWIFGVTTVINFSDGMDGLAGGLSAISAGTLFIVALAKGQSTSAIMAIILVGVAVAYLRYNKPPAKIFMGDAGATFLGFILAVIALDGAFKQATILSLFIPILALGVPIFDNLFVVAKRFMQGKPIYQADASQAHYRLLRTGMNQKQVVAFLCLISVCFSLTSIILLLLQV encoded by the coding sequence ATGGTGACGATTTTCTATATCCTTTCTTTTTTGATCTCGTTTCTCATTGTTTTCCTGCTGATCCCCCCATTAGGGAGACTGGCATTTCGCCTTGATTTTGTGGACAAGCCTCGCAAAGACGTGGAGCGTAAAATACATCGGGAGCCGATTCCGCTTACCGCCAGCTATGCCATTTATGCCGGATTTGCGGTACCTTATATCCTGTTTTCAAATGAGACCCCGGTTCAGCTCATCTCCGTCCTGGTAGGCGGACTTTTGTTGCTGATTATCGGAACGATTGATGACTGGTACAAAACGCAGGGGAAAGACTTCTCCGCACTGCCCAAAACGATCGTGCAATTATCCGCGGCAGTGCTGGTGTACGCTTCTGGCATTGCCTTTACAGGATTTTACAACCCGCTTAGTGGTGAATACGTGCTGCTCCCTGTTTGGTTACAGTTTATTCTGACGATTCTCTGGATTTTCGGCGTGACGACGGTGATCAACTTTTCGGATGGCATGGATGGACTGGCAGGAGGACTCTCGGCTATTTCAGCCGGAACCCTCTTTATTGTCGCGCTGGCAAAAGGGCAGAGTACTTCGGCGATCATGGCGATTATTCTTGTCGGGGTGGCGGTCGCTTATCTGAGGTATAACAAGCCGCCGGCCAAAATTTTTATGGGCGATGCGGGAGCGACGTTTCTCGGATTCATTTTGGCGGTGATTGCGCTCGACGGTGCGTTCAAGCAGGCGACGATTCTCTCGCTGTTCATCCCGATCCTCGCGCTGGGCGTACCCATTTTCGACAATCTGTTTGTTGTCGCCAAGCGCTTTATGCAGGGCAAACCGATTTACCAGGCAGATGCCAGTCAAGCCCATTATCGTCTGTTGCGGACGGGGATGAACCAAAAGCAGGTCGTGGCGTTTCTTTGCCTGATCAGTGTATGCTTCAGCTTGACCTCGATTATTTTGCTGTTGCTGCAGGTGTAA
- a CDS encoding metallophosphoesterase translates to MLSRTNKGATKQGGNQKGMIGFALFFGLIVLVSLVIETCYVRCSHYRIRSPFKKPLKIVQLSDIHGRTRFLNGSISRMANLLRPDIVIITGDLTTSLKQTTRVLEELQKIQCKQIVFVPGNYERETKTGFQKRLYNVDEYHALLTNLREQDITVLENSFLTIPVDGQQLFLYGFDNSIYGNERLNATSADWEESVFLIALAHSPNIIHFLAEHNFPYDLLLTGHTHGGQIRFFGRTFGEYKHFHTGLKVMEENRHFYIHRGLGTVKLPVRIACPPEIAVFHLNE, encoded by the coding sequence ATGCTTTCCCGAACAAACAAAGGAGCGACCAAACAAGGAGGGAATCAAAAGGGAATGATCGGATTTGCCCTCTTTTTCGGCTTAATTGTCCTCGTATCTCTCGTTATCGAAACCTGTTATGTAAGATGCTCACATTACCGGATACGCTCGCCATTCAAGAAACCGCTCAAAATCGTTCAGTTGTCCGACATTCATGGGCGCACTCGTTTTCTCAATGGTTCGATCAGTAGAATGGCCAATTTGCTCAGACCTGATATCGTGATCATCACAGGCGATTTGACAACTTCACTGAAACAAACGACTCGAGTTTTGGAAGAACTTCAAAAAATTCAATGCAAGCAGATTGTATTCGTTCCAGGCAATTACGAACGCGAGACGAAAACAGGTTTCCAAAAGCGTCTTTATAACGTAGATGAATACCACGCTCTTTTGACGAATTTACGTGAACAGGATATCACCGTTTTAGAAAACAGCTTTCTCACAATTCCTGTCGATGGCCAACAATTGTTCCTATACGGTTTTGACAACTCCATCTACGGAAATGAACGGCTAAACGCCACGTCGGCTGATTGGGAGGAATCGGTCTTTCTGATCGCCCTCGCCCATTCTCCCAACATCATTCATTTTCTTGCAGAACACAACTTTCCTTATGATCTGTTGCTTACTGGTCATACCCACGGAGGGCAGATCCGTTTTTTTGGCCGAACCTTTGGGGAGTACAAACATTTTCATACGGGGTTGAAGGTGATGGAGGAGAACAGGCATTTTTACATTCATCGGGGACTCGGGACGGTGAAGCTTCCCGTCCGCATCGCCTGCCCTCCAGAGATCGCCGTATTTCATCTCAATGAGTAG